A window of Tachyglossus aculeatus isolate mTacAcu1 chromosome 21, mTacAcu1.pri, whole genome shotgun sequence genomic DNA:
tgcacatcattaacaaaatagagtagtaaatatgtacaagtcaaataaatagagtaataaatctgtacaaacatatatacaggtgctgtggggaggggaaggaggtagggtggggggacggggaggaggagaggaaaaagggggcacagtctgggaaggcctcctggaggaggtgagctctcaatagggctttggagggaggaagagagctagcttggtggatgtgtggagggagggtattccaggccaaggggaggacctgggccggggggcaacggcgggacaggcgagaacgaggtacagtgtggaggttagcggcagagaagcggaaggtgcgggctgggctggggaaggagagaagggagatagcATTGGGTGGAGGGCAGTTAGGGGAAGTGAGAGCTTGGAAAACAGCCTAGACCTGCAACGCCCTCAAAACACCAGCACCGACTTCTCTCTTGATTTATTCCTTTGGCTAAGCCTATTGCTTCACCTGGAGAAATCTTCCTTTTCCCAGTTATTCTCTATTCTTTCTCCTCCACCAAGAAAACCAGCCAGCTTGAACCTACCTCCTTCCTGCCGGGAAGCCCCAGCGCCTCCGCCAAAAGAGTCCGTTTGGGAATGAAAACGCACAGGTCTCCATTTGGTTCTTGGAGTCTCTCAAACGCAGCAATTATTTTCGTCCTTGGAAAAACCAACCCAAGGGAAAATTACCGAGTGTGACTGAGAGCCGGGCCCAATCCTGAGCAGCATGTGTTTTCCTGCTGATCAGAGCCCCATGAAGGCTGTCACTTAGTTCCATCATCACAGGAATCACTGTAGGGTGTTGATTTGCACTTCAAACACAACTGAGCAGTTGGGCAGCAAGCAACAGTGCAGTTGGGCACATAGATACTTTGAGTCTGGTTAGCCTCAGATATTATacaaaccaaaaaaagaaaagatgacccccaaaacacacacacgtgtgtgtgcttGAAGTGTGATTGGAAGccacttggcctaatggatagagcgtagggctggaagtcaggaggacctgggttctattcccagctccaccacttgtctgctttgggaccttgatttctctctacctcatctgtaaaatggggattaagattgggagctccacgcgggacagggactgtgtctaacccgatttgcctgtatccaccccatcgtttagttcagtgcccggcacagagtaggcgcttaacaaagcttaatacagtcatcatcaagttcaagttcacctatgagtgcagATGTGTGTGACTGAAGAGGCTCAGGTGGGATCCAAAACATAATTTTACTATTACTTTAGGATGATGTTgcctttggtacagtgctttaagttttaaggctcagttctgggtccccttctattctccatctacacccactcccttggagaactcattcgctcccatgtacCTCGTCTTTGAGGATGATTCTTAAATCTAACTCTCCAGCCTGAACCTCCTTCTTTCTCTGcaagctcccatttcctcctgccttcaggacagctctacttagAAGTCTGACCGACATCttacacttaacatgtccaaaacagaactcctcaatttcccacccaaaccctgccctccccgagactttcccatcattttaaacaaaaccaccatcctccccgtctcccaaGCCGATAACCCGGGCATTATCCTCATCTCAtatctctcattaaacccacacattcagtttgtcaccaatcctgtcagttctaccttcatctctctaaaatctgccccttcatcTCCAACCAAACTACCACCATGTTGGTCCAAGCACTGTCATATCTTGTCTCGGCTgctgcatcaatctccttgccgacctccctgcctccagtcacttcccactccagtccatatttcactctgctgcctggatcattttccaaaaAACTGATCCtgcacacatctcctcactcctcaaaatcccccagtggttgcccatccatctctgcatcagacagaaactccttactattggctttaaggcactccccctatttttgtaaaaaaagtatttgttgagcacttactatgtgcccttttTGGTAGGGCTcatgattaccaactctattgtattgtaccctctcaagtactctgtacactgttctgcacataagtgctcaataaataccactgattgagtgagacTATCccgagttacagtgctctgcacacagtgagcctttattgattgatctcactaAGGCTGAATCTCACTTCACACACCCCTCACCAATCCTGTTATCTATGTATCCAAAGGGAATTAAAATGAGCAAAACATCCAAATCATGTCATCCACCAGTAAGAAACTGACTTTCCTAGAGCTCAAAAATCTCAGGATAAACGCAAGATGGAGCTGAGGGGAGTTGAACTATCCGTTTGCTTATTAATGTCTAATTGTGTTATGTTTTTAGTTTAATTCTCATGGGCCTGAATTAAATACTGCACCATTTTATGGGCACAAAATTGCATTACATGCTCATTAGCCTCCATTTATTGCTTTGTGTTTGCCAGGCCAAAGCTTTCCTTTACCTAGCGGTGTCTGCTCTGAGTGTGACTGACTCTGGTAGGGTCCCATTAGTCTCTGGTTAGAGCTGGGCCGAAGCAACAGAAGTCCATGGGGAAAGCTATGAATAGAAAAATATCGCCCATGTGAAGAGACAGATTTTCccataaaaagagaaaaaaacataAACTCTGAAACAAAGCATCTGACTTACTCTGAAATTTTCCATTGCAGGCCAATTGGAACATTTGTGGTGGGAATGACATCCATTTGCCTTTTCTTGCAAAAGGGATTTGTCAAGTTCCCCCCTTCTGGAAAATTTTGTGAGCAAACTCCAGTATAGTCAGGTGATCCATAAATGATTTCTCAATTATACCATCGGCTCGCGTGTGAAGGACAACATATAAAATGTGGTAGGGAAAATGGATTCGTTCtctactatttttttaatggcatttggaaagcacttactatgttccgggcactgttctaaatgctgggatagatatgaacgaatcaggttggacgtagtccgtgtcccacgtggggctcatattcttaatccccattttacagatgaggtaactgaggcatagagaagttaagtgacttgtccaaggtcaaacagcagagaagtgtggaggccaggattagaacctaggtccttctgactctcaggactgtgctctatccactattcaatTCTCAGGAATCTCTATTTCCTCTCACTGACCATACTGTTATGAAACCTGGGCATCAGGATATCATTCTGAACTAGGTGTCTCAGTTGATTAAGAGACTGGAGGGTTGGGGAGAGTTATGGGCTTAGAGTCccctaatgttcattcattcattcaatcgtatttattgagcacttactgtgtgcagagcactcttctaaccacttggaaagtacaattcggcaacatatagagacggtccctatccaacaatgggctcacagtctagaaggggaagatagacagcaaaacgaaacaagtagagaggtgtcaataccatagacataaatagaattatagctatatacacatcattaataaaataaatagagtaataatgttcTGGGTAATCTGTACTgctattactaacaataataattatggtaataataataataacgatggtacttgctaagggtttactatgtgccaagcacagttcgaagcactggggtaggtacacgttaatcaggttggacacagtccctgtcccacttcgggctcccagtctcaatccccattttgcagatgaggtaactgaggtacaggaaagtgaagtgacttgcccaaggtcacacagcagacaagcggctgagccaggattagaacccataccctcctggctcccaggcgtgtacaatcaatcaatcaatcaatcaatcaatcgtatttattgagcgcttactatgtgcagagcactgtactaagcgcttgggaagtacaaattggcatcacatagagacagtccctgcccaacagtgggctcacagtctaaaagggggagacagagaacagaatcaaacataccaacaaaataaaataagtaggctagaaatgtacaagtaaaataaataaataaataaataaatagagtaataaatatgtacaaccatatatacatatatacaggtgctgtggggaagggaaggaggtaagatggggggatggagagggggacgagagggacaggaaagaaggggctcagtctgggaaggcctcctggaggaggtgagctctcagcagggccttgaagggaggaagagagctagcttggcggatgggcagagggagggcattccaggcccgggggatgacgtgggccgggggtcgatggcgggacaggcgagagcgaggtacggtgaggagattagtggtggaggagcggagggtgcgggctgggcagtagaaggagagaagggagatgaggtaggagggggcgaggtgatggacagccttgaaacccagggtgaggagtttctgcctgatgcgcagattgatcggtagccattggaggtttttgaggaggggagtaatatgtccagagcgtttctggacaaagataatccgggcagcagcatgaagtatggattgaagtggagagagacacgaggatgggagatcagagagaaggctagtgcagtagtccagacgggataggatgagagcttgaattagcagggtagcggtttggatggagaggaaagggcggatcttggcaatgttgcggagctgagaccggcaggttttggtgacggcttggatgtgaggggtgaatgagagagcggagtcgaggatgacaccaaggttgcgggcttgtgagacgggaaggatggtagtgccgtcaacagagatgggaaagtcagggagaggacaaggtttgggagggaagacaaggagctcagtcttcgacatgttgagctttaggtggcgggcggacatccagatggagatgtcctgaaggcaggaggagatgcgagcctggagggagggggagagagcaggggcagagatgtagatctgggtgtcatcagcgtagagatgatagttgaagccgtgggagcgaatgaggtcaccaagggagtgagtgtagattgagaacagaaggggaccaagcactgaaccttggggaacccccacagtaagaggatgggagggggaggaggagcctgcaaaagagactgagaaagaacgaccggagagataagaggagaaccaggagaggacggagtctgtgaagccaaggtcagataacgtgttgaggagaagggggtggtccacagtgtcaaaggcagctgagaggtcgaggaggattaggacagagtatgagccgttggatttggcaagcaggaggtcattggtgacctttgagagcgcagtgtacactatccactatgccagactTCAGGGTCCAGTAACGAGGACGAGGCTACTGGGGTGGATTGGGGATGTACTGGCAtacttcttttgtttctactgatAATAATAGGAGCGGAAGGAGAGAGCGGGCCTTGTCAATCCAGAATCGTCACTCCTGACTTTTTGCTTGGCCAACTGGGAAGGTGTTTTAGCATAGTAGTGGAAGATTGATGAGTGGCTAACCCCAAGGGGAAGAGTAgggggaagaacaagtattgaatttccattttgcagataaaggaactgaggcacagagacgttaattcaatcaatctatggtatttattgagctcttactgtgtgcagagcactgtagaagtgcgtggaagagtacagtataacagagttggtagatgtgttctctacctacaacaaacacagtctagaggactgcccgaggtcacacagcagacgaatggcagagccgagattagaatccaggtcctctgactggcctgtgctctttccactaggccacactgcttctccttctcatctctggagttctcttgtgtgcacagcagtcCAACTGATAAGACTGCATATGCAGCATGGAAGACAGGGCACCTTGCAGAGAGAGATCTTGTCCCAGGAGCAAAAATTTCAGTTTTATAACGAGGTTGTTGGTCTGGAAGCCcgaagagaaatgagaaaaaggaaacaggctgaaaggaaaggagagcctTATTAGtactggcacctgtctacttgttttgttttgttgtctgtctcccccttctagattgtgagcccattgttgggtagggaccgtctctatatgttgccgacttgtacttcccaagcgcttagtacagtgctctgcacacagtaagcgctcaataaatacgattgaatgaatgaatgaatgaactggtcagAAAGAAGAACTATCGGGTAGGCCCTGGGACAGGCTACTAAGGAGAAGGTTCTCCTGGAGATCTGTAAGAACAGACAATCACCTGTTTTTAGTGATTCACCTGCCTGAGGCAGGGACCGAGGTCAGTTGACCTCTAAAGATCCTGTCCAGCCTTATATCACttgtaatattaaaaaaaaatccaactccaAGTAGGAAAaataagaccaatcaatcaataggtttttctgagcacctactgtgtgcacagcactgtacttctactaataattaataatagtattgtcacttcttaagcacttactatccgacaagcaatgttctaagcactggggtagaaacaaggtaataataataataataatggcatttattaagcgcttactatgtacaaagcactgttctaagagctggggaggttacaggatgatcacgttgtcccataggagggctcacagtcttaatccccattttacagatgaggtaactgaggcccagagaggttaagtgacttgcccaaagtcacacaggtgacaattggtggagccaggatttgaatccatgacctctgactccaaagcccgggctctttccattgagccacgctacttctctgtaatctggttggacacagtctttgtcccacatggggctcacagtctaagtaggagagagaatgaattaatccccatttgacagatgaggtaattgaagcacagtgaagttaagtgatttgcccaaggtcacacgagcaGGCATCTCCAAGAGCCtgggattaccctgtatccaactcagagcttagaacagtgcttggcacatagtaagcacttaacgaatattattgagaagcagtgtggctcagtggaaagagcccgggtttcagagtcagaggtcatgggttctaatcccagctctgccacttgtcagctgtgtgactctgggcaagtcacttcacttctctgggcctcagttccctcatttgcaaaatggggattaaagactgtgagccccccgtgggacaacctgatcactttgtatcctccccagcgcttagaacagtgctctgcacatagtaagtgcttaacaaatgccattattattattactattattattgttattattattattatcattattctctgggcctcagttcccttatctgtaaaatgggtcatctgtaaaatgggaattaaagactgtgagccccacgtgggacaacctgatcaccctagagaagcagcatggctcaatggaaagagcaggggcttgggagtcagaggtcatgggttctaataccgaccccgccacttgtcagctgtgtggctttgggcaagtcacttcacttctctatgcctcagttaccacatctttaaaatggggattcagactgtgagccccacgtgggacaacctgatcaccctttatccccccccccccccagcgcttagaacagtgctttccacatagtgtttaacaaatgccatcattgttattattgtatcctccccagcacacagaacagtgctttgcacattggaagcgcttaataaatgctatcattattattattctctgggcctcagtcccctcatctgcaaaatggggattaaagagggtgagccccacatgggacaacctgattagcttgtattccccccgacccccagcacttaaaacagtgctttgcacatagaaaacacttaacaaatgccatcatcattattattattatcattctctgggcctcagttctctcaaagagcccgggctttggagtcagaggtcgtgggttcaaatcccggctccgccagttgtcagctgtgtgactttgggcaagtcacttcacttctctgtgcctcaattacctcatctgtaaaatggggattaagattgtgagccccatgtgggacagcctgatcactctgtatcccccccccccagcgcttagaacagtgctttccacatagtaagtgcttaataaatgccatcattcctattagtgtatcctccccagtgcatagaacagtgctttgcacatcggaagtgcataacaaatgctatcattattattattattattctctgggcctcagtcccctcatctgcaaaatggggattaaagagtgtgagccccacgcgggacaacctgattagcttgtattcccccctccccagcgcttaaaacagtgctttgcacatagtaagcgcttaacaaatactatcatcattattattattatctgtaaaatgggaattaaagactgtgagtcccgcgtgggacaacctgattagcttatatccccgccagcgtttagaacagttcttggcacgtagtaagcgcttaacaaatgccattgtgattattattaataaatgccataacgaTCATTACGATGCTCGTTTCCCGTGGGGTGTTCCGACCCCTTCCTCCGGGAttcccttccccccccgccccatccccgtcCTTCCTTGGCTTCCACTTTCCACGTTTCCAGTTTGGCATTTGAGCGGGGGGCGGGTCGGGTCGGTTCGGGGCCCGCCCAGGGGCGTCTCCCCCGCTCCCGGGCTGGGCGGCCTTTGAGGCGGCGCCGTTGGAGGGTGGGTCCGGGGCTCCCGGAGCTGGGCCCCGCCTTGGCCCGCTCCCCTCGGAACAGGAAAGGGACCCCCGCCCAGGGCCAGCGGGGGCCGCGCCTGGGGCCCAGAGCCGAGGGGACAGCGGCCGCACGACGGGACAGGCCCGGAGGGGACACGACGACgggaggggacgggacgggacgggacacgACGacgggaggggacaggaggggacaGGCCTggacaggagaggacaggaggggaCAGACCTGGACAGGacaggaggggacgggaggggacagGACAGGAGAGGACGGGACGGGACTGGACAGGACAGGAGGCGACGGGAGGGGACAGGCCTGggcaggagaggacaggacaggacaggaggggacaggaggggacaggactggacaggacaggaggggacgggaggggacagACCTGGAgagggcaggacaggggaggacaggacaggcctggagaggggaggacaGGACAGGAGGGGACAGGACAGGCCTGGAGGGGACAGGACAGgtctggagaggacagggcaggacaggacaggagaggacaggacagaaggggaggggagcGCCCAGCCCAGCTGCAGGACTGAGCCCACCGGACCAGATCGGGGGCCAACACGGACGCCGGGACGGCCAcgggagggggccagggccagggccagggcctgaGCCAGGGCCAGAGATCGAGCCAGGGCCAGGACCTGGGCAAGGGCCAGAGCCAGAGATCAAGCCGGAGCCAGGACCTGGGCAAGGgccagagccagggccaggacctgggcaagggccagggcctgggcaaGGGCCAGAGCCCAGACCAGAGACTGAACAAGGGCCAGAGCCAGGGCCAGAGACTGAGCCAGGGCCACGGCAAGGAGCtgagccagggccagggccagggccgggaccCATCGGAGCCGCTCCGACGGTCAGACCGCCCCGGCCCGGGCCTTCATCCGCCTGCGGGGCCCAGTCGGACGCCGCTCGGGCCATGGGCTGACCTCACCCCGCTGCCCCGGGGCCCCGGCATGTCGGTACACTATACCCTCAACCTGCGCGTCTTCTGGCCGCTGGTCACCGGCCTATGCACGGCCCTCGTCTGCTTCTACCGCGCCCTgagcggcgggggcggggaccCCGGCGCCCGACCCCCCGACGGCGGGGACCCCGGCTTCCCGGTGTTCAAGGccgccctgctgctgctgctcggatACCTGGTCCTGCGCTGCCGCCACGCCGTCCGCCAGCGCTTCGCGGCCGCGGGCCCCCGGGCCGGCTGGGCCTCTCCGTCGACGGCCCGGCCCGCCACCCGGGGACCGGGGCTGCGGGTCCTGCTGGAGAGCTACTACGAGCACGAGGTGCGCCTGTCCCCCCACGTGCTGGGCCACAGCAAGGCGCACGTCAGCCGCATCGTGGGCGAGCTGGTGCGGGCCGGCCGGGCCCAGGGTCCCCAGGGTCGCCTGGCGCTGGCCTTCCGCGGGGACTTCGTCCGGGTGGGCAGCGCCTACGAGCGCCACAAGATCGGGCAGCCCGACGCCTTCGACGTGCTGGTGCCCCTGCGGCTGCCGCCCCTCGTGGCGCTCGAGCCCCGGGCCTGGGTTgcccggccgggcccggcccctgcGCCCAGGGCCTGCTTCGTGTGCGCCCTGAGGGCCCCGCGGGCGGCCGGGGCCCAGTGGGCCCGCGACTGCCGGCCCTTCGCCGACCAGTTCTGCGTGGACCTGTGGGGCCGGCCCCACCTGTCGTCCGGCCTGGTGCTGCGCTGGTTCCAGGCGCAGCTGCAGCGCTGCCTGGGCACCGTGCGCTACCGGCTGGAGGAGCGCTGCCGGGTCAGCCTGGCCCCGGGCGGCCACGACCGGCCTCCCACCCTCCACGTCCTGCCCTGCCGCACCGACTACGGCTGCTGCCGCCTGTCCATGGCCGTGCGACTCATCCCCGCCGTGCACCTGGGCGACGGGGTCTTCCTGGTGGCCCCGCCGCTGGACCGGCCGCCCGGCCCGCCGCCCCAGGTGCTCTGGGGGGTGAACACGGCCCGCCACGAGCAGCGCCTGCTGGCCTGGCTACAGGACCGGGCCCCGCCCGAGGCCTGCCACCTCAAGTGCCTGCGGCTGCTCAAGGCCCTGCGGGACCTGGGCGCCcgggggctggaggctgaggcCGCCGCACGCTGGGGGCAGGTCCTCTCCTCCTTCGGCCTCAAGATGGCCTGGCTGGCCCTGCTGCTGCGCGGGcccctgcagggctgggaggaggagagcctgcCGGACCGCCTGGAGGAACTGGTGCTGCACCTCAGGGACTGTCTGCTGCGCCGTCGCCCGCTCCTGCACTGCCTCCTGGGCGCCGGGGTTGCCGGGGTCGAGGCCCTGCCTTTACCCCAGGTGCTCCGCGAGGCGCCCCCGGTTGACCTGCTGGCCGGCTTCGGCGTGCGCTGCAGGGAGCAGGTGGCCGCCCGGCTGCTGCACACGTGGCACCACCTGCCTGAGCTCCTGGCCGCCTATGGGGGCCCCCGCTACCTGCTCACCAGCAGCCCTCCGCGGGACCAGCGCGCCCGGGGCCTCCCCCGGGACCTGCCCCCCGCTTAGCGAGGGGcgagagcccgggcgtgggagtcggtCGGACCACCTGGGCTCTGGGTCAGTCGTCGCCCGGGTCGCCCCGGGCAGGccgcttcactcctccgggcctcggtgacctcgtctgtaaaatggggactgaggccgtgagccccacgtgagacaacctgatcaccttgtatccccccccagcgcttagaacagtgtttggctcacggtatgcgctcaacaaatcccaccatCGTTATCATTCTTTTGattatcagcagcgtggctcagtggaaagagcacgggttttggagtcagaggtcatgggttcaaatcccggctctgccgattgtcagctgtgtgactttgggcaagtcactttacttccctgtgcctcagttacctcaactgtaaaatggggattaagactgtgagccccacgtgggacaacctgatcaccttgtaacctccccagagcttagaacagtgctttgcacttagtaaatgccattattattattattattattattattatcatcatcatcatcatcatcaatcgtatttattgagcgcttactatgtgcagagcactgtactaagcgcttgggaagtacaaattggcaacacatagagacagtccctacccaacagtgggctcacagtctaaaaattattattattattattattattattattattattattattcagcaaccttgaccccggcccccagggaggagccggggggctCCACCCGGCTTTCCCTTCCcgtccgaagcagcgtggcttagtggaaagaccccgggcttgggagtcagaggtcgtgggttctcatcccggctccgccactaatcagctgggtgactttgggccagtcacttcacttctctgggcctcggtgaccttgtctgtaaaatggggattaagactgtgagccccacgtgggccgacttgattacctggcatctaccccagtgcttggcacatagtaagcgcttgacaaataccatcatcgttcttATTATCCGATCCCCGCCCTCCccagaggggaagggacagggcCCGTCCCACCGGGGTTGGGGGCTGCAGCCCCCAAAGGGAAataggggtggaggcaggggaggggggaaaaagactCAACCCTTGGAAAGCGACAGCCTTCTTTCCAGCACTTTCCTCCCTTCGTTGCCGGGGACCGCATCCTTAAGGGACAATCGCGATTGGAATGGGCCTGGGACATCTCTCTGGCTTCCAGTTGTTTAATGTCTTCACTGGCTGCCGAGAAGGCGAGATTTAGGAACGCAACCCATTGCTATCAGAGCATCGTCACTACCCCGACTTCGCACCCTTTTAACGAAGCCGGTAGAAGAAGGTGGCACGCAAGGACAACCACGCTCTGACCAGGGTGTGAGGCCAGTTGGAAATGGGGAGGTGATGGGATTTGT
This region includes:
- the ITPRIPL2 gene encoding inositol 1,4,5-trisphosphate receptor-interacting protein-like 2 is translated as MSVHYTLNLRVFWPLVTGLCTALVCFYRALSGGGGDPGARPPDGGDPGFPVFKAALLLLLGYLVLRCRHAVRQRFAAAGPRAGWASPSTARPATRGPGLRVLLESYYEHEVRLSPHVLGHSKAHVSRIVGELVRAGRAQGPQGRLALAFRGDFVRVGSAYERHKIGQPDAFDVLVPLRLPPLVALEPRAWVARPGPAPAPRACFVCALRAPRAAGAQWARDCRPFADQFCVDLWGRPHLSSGLVLRWFQAQLQRCLGTVRYRLEERCRVSLAPGGHDRPPTLHVLPCRTDYGCCRLSMAVRLIPAVHLGDGVFLVAPPLDRPPGPPPQVLWGVNTARHEQRLLAWLQDRAPPEACHLKCLRLLKALRDLGARGLEAEAAARWGQVLSSFGLKMAWLALLLRGPLQGWEEESLPDRLEELVLHLRDCLLRRRPLLHCLLGAGVAGVEALPLPQVLREAPPVDLLAGFGVRCREQVAARLLHTWHHLPELLAAYGGPRYLLTSSPPRDQRARGLPRDLPPA